The following coding sequences are from one Streptomyces sp. NBC_01232 window:
- a CDS encoding DUF1365 domain-containing protein: MNAAPAPQAAPPRVPALYECTVAHERTGPVRHAFRQRTYLWLIDIDEPPRIPRGLRPLARFDARDHFGGKAPTLRAGLEAQLAAHGVENADGRVLMLAHARVLGHVFNPLTLYWCHDRAGTPVCVVAEVHNTYGERHCYLLRPGADGLADVPKDFYVSPFFAVEGFYRMRLPVPGDRLDLTVQLRHDDGTCPFTATVRGHHRPAGARALIGAALRHPWSTARVSAGIRFQGIRLLLRGLPVRPRPVHPTQEGTL; the protein is encoded by the coding sequence GTGAACGCGGCCCCGGCGCCGCAGGCCGCGCCGCCCCGGGTGCCGGCCCTCTACGAGTGCACGGTGGCCCACGAACGCACCGGCCCCGTCCGGCACGCCTTCCGGCAGCGCACCTACCTGTGGCTCATCGACATCGACGAGCCGCCCCGCATCCCCAGGGGACTGCGCCCGCTGGCCCGCTTCGACGCCCGTGACCACTTCGGCGGCAAGGCCCCCACCCTGCGCGCGGGCCTGGAGGCCCAGCTGGCCGCCCACGGCGTGGAGAACGCCGACGGACGCGTCCTGATGCTCGCCCACGCCCGGGTCCTCGGACACGTCTTCAACCCGCTCACCCTCTACTGGTGCCACGACCGCGCCGGTACCCCGGTGTGCGTCGTCGCCGAGGTCCACAACACCTACGGCGAGCGCCACTGCTACCTGCTGCGCCCCGGTGCCGACGGACTCGCCGACGTCCCCAAGGACTTCTACGTCTCGCCGTTCTTCGCGGTCGAGGGCTTCTACCGGATGCGGCTGCCCGTCCCCGGCGACCGCCTCGACCTGACCGTGCAACTGCGCCACGACGACGGGACCTGCCCCTTCACCGCGACCGTACGCGGCCACCACCGTCCGGCCGGTGCCCGCGCCCTGATCGGCGCCGCCCTGCGCCATCCGTGGTCCACCGCCCGGGTCTCCGCCGGCATCCGCTTCCAGGGCATCCGGCTCCTCCTCCGCGGACTCCCGGTCCGCCCCCGTCCCGTGCACCCCACGCAGGAAGGCACCCTGTGA
- a CDS encoding NAD(P)/FAD-dependent oxidoreductase, with protein sequence MSDVDRRRVAVVGGGVAGLTAAHVLQREYDVVLYEADDRLGGHAHTHELPTQDAGTVHVDSGFIVHNERTYPHLLRLFHELGVTTQESEMSMSVRCDGCGLEYAGARGAAGLLGGGNVLRGRHLRMLAEVPRFHRAARKLLDSQEEEDGQTLGEFLDLHRFSPYFVGHFAVPLVAAVWSCAPDTALEYPARYLFRFLAHHGLLSVKGSPKWRTVEGGSATYVAKVAKHLTSVRTGTPVRAVVRAADHARVVTPDGDSTPYAAVVVAVHPDQALRLLADPTEDEIRILGAFTYSRNPTVLHRDTSLLPRSPHARASWNYWLPSCAARPESVQVSYDMNRLQRLPTADPHIVTLNARGRVDPFDVIARMVYEHPVYTPRSVAAQQELPRLNTSVTAFAGAYHGWGFHEDGCRSGVAAAEALGVRW encoded by the coding sequence TTGAGTGACGTGGACCGGCGGAGAGTCGCTGTGGTGGGCGGGGGCGTTGCGGGACTGACGGCCGCTCACGTGCTGCAACGCGAATACGACGTGGTGCTGTACGAGGCGGACGACCGCCTCGGCGGCCACGCCCACACCCATGAACTGCCCACACAGGACGCGGGCACCGTCCACGTGGACAGCGGATTCATCGTGCACAACGAGCGCACCTACCCGCACCTGCTGCGGCTGTTCCACGAACTGGGCGTCACCACCCAGGAATCCGAGATGAGCATGTCGGTGCGGTGCGACGGCTGCGGCCTGGAATACGCGGGCGCCCGCGGCGCGGCCGGACTGCTCGGCGGAGGCAATGTGCTGCGCGGCCGCCACCTGCGCATGCTCGCCGAGGTGCCGCGCTTCCACCGCGCCGCCCGGAAGCTGCTCGACTCGCAGGAGGAGGAGGACGGGCAGACCCTGGGGGAGTTCCTCGACCTGCACCGCTTCTCCCCCTACTTCGTCGGCCACTTCGCCGTCCCGCTCGTAGCCGCCGTCTGGTCGTGCGCTCCGGACACGGCCCTGGAGTACCCCGCCCGGTACCTCTTCCGCTTCCTGGCCCACCACGGACTGCTGTCCGTCAAGGGATCCCCGAAGTGGCGTACGGTCGAAGGAGGTTCGGCGACCTACGTGGCCAAGGTGGCCAAGCACCTCACCTCCGTCCGCACCGGGACCCCGGTCCGGGCCGTCGTACGCGCCGCCGACCACGCGCGCGTGGTCACCCCGGACGGCGACTCGACCCCGTACGCGGCCGTGGTCGTCGCCGTCCACCCCGACCAGGCGCTGCGCCTGCTGGCCGATCCGACCGAGGACGAGATCCGGATCCTCGGAGCGTTCACGTACTCCCGCAACCCCACCGTGCTGCACCGCGACACCTCACTGCTGCCCCGGTCCCCGCACGCGCGCGCCTCCTGGAACTACTGGCTCCCCTCCTGCGCCGCCCGTCCCGAGAGCGTCCAGGTCAGCTACGACATGAACCGGCTCCAGCGGCTGCCGACCGCCGACCCGCACATCGTGACCCTCAACGCCCGCGGCCGGGTCGACCCCTTCGACGTGATCGCCCGCATGGTGTACGAACACCCCGTCTACACCCCCCGGTCCGTGGCGGCGCAGCAGGAACTGCCCCGGCTGAACACGTCCGTGACCGCCTTCGCCGGTGCCTACCACGGCTGGGGCTTCCACGAGGACGGCTGCCGCTCCGGAGTCGCCGCGGCCGAGGCCCTGGGGGTGAGGTGGTGA
- a CDS encoding cyclopropane-fatty-acyl-phospholipid synthase family protein encodes MTVSYVPAHESAPAPAPVDAARWPDVVRPPRASALRTAVAERIIGRALARLPLRIRHGDGQRPAYGVPRQAGALPTLTLHDPEAFYRRIGADGLIGFGESYMAGEWDSDDLVGALTVLAAHVDDLVPAPLRRLRDAWVRRRPEQQRNTPEGSRENIQHHYDLSNELFTLFLDRSMSYSSAVFAAFPASPATFTAAQHRKIDRLLDLADVGPGTRVLEIGTGWGELAIRAAARGARVLTVTLSAEQRDLARERIATAGLGDRVTVELRDYRHVEGSFDAVVSVEMIEAVGAEYWSAYFAGLRRLLAPGGRVALQAITMPHERMLLTARTHTWISKYIFPGGLIPSREAIAHESAAAGLRTEADAGFGDHYAETLRLWREEFGRQADPVDALGFDRTFRRMWELYLAYSEAGFRSRYLDVRQLLLTADPVPRETR; translated from the coding sequence GTGACCGTCTCGTACGTCCCGGCCCACGAGAGCGCGCCCGCGCCCGCCCCCGTCGACGCGGCCCGCTGGCCCGACGTGGTCCGGCCGCCCCGCGCCTCGGCGCTGCGCACCGCCGTCGCCGAGCGGATCATCGGCCGCGCCCTCGCCCGGCTCCCGCTGCGGATACGGCACGGGGACGGGCAGCGGCCGGCGTACGGCGTCCCGCGGCAGGCCGGAGCGCTGCCCACGCTCACCCTCCACGACCCGGAGGCCTTCTACCGCCGGATCGGCGCGGACGGTCTGATCGGCTTCGGCGAGTCGTACATGGCCGGGGAATGGGACAGCGACGACCTGGTCGGCGCCCTCACCGTGCTTGCCGCGCACGTCGACGACCTGGTGCCGGCGCCGCTGCGCCGGCTGCGCGACGCCTGGGTGCGCAGGCGCCCGGAGCAGCAGCGCAACACCCCCGAGGGCTCGCGGGAGAACATCCAGCACCACTACGACCTGTCCAACGAGCTGTTCACGCTGTTCCTGGACCGGAGCATGAGCTACTCCTCGGCGGTCTTCGCCGCCTTCCCCGCCTCGCCCGCGACCTTCACCGCCGCCCAGCACCGCAAGATCGACCGGCTCCTCGACCTCGCGGACGTCGGACCGGGCACCCGGGTGCTGGAGATCGGCACCGGCTGGGGCGAGCTGGCGATCCGGGCCGCCGCCCGGGGCGCCCGGGTGCTGACCGTGACCCTCTCCGCGGAGCAGCGCGACCTGGCCCGGGAGCGCATCGCCACGGCCGGCCTCGGCGACCGGGTCACCGTCGAACTGCGCGACTACCGGCACGTGGAGGGCTCCTTCGACGCCGTCGTCAGCGTGGAGATGATCGAGGCGGTCGGCGCCGAGTACTGGTCCGCCTACTTCGCCGGCCTGCGCCGGCTCCTGGCACCCGGCGGCCGCGTCGCCCTCCAGGCCATCACCATGCCGCACGAGCGCATGCTCCTGACCGCCCGCACGCACACCTGGATCAGCAAGTACATCTTCCCCGGCGGCCTCATCCCCTCCCGCGAGGCGATCGCCCACGAGAGCGCCGCAGCCGGGCTGCGCACCGAGGCCGACGCCGGCTTCGGCGACCACTACGCGGAGACGCTGCGGCTGTGGCGCGAGGAGTTCGGGCGACAGGCGGACCCCGTCGACGCCCTCGGCTTCGACCGCACCTTCCGCCGGATGTGGGAGCTCTACCTCGCCTACTCCGAGGCCGGGTTCCGCTCGCGCTACCTCGACGTACGCCAACTGCTGCTCACCGCCGACCCCGTGCCCCGGGAAACGCGATGA